Proteins co-encoded in one Thermoanaerobaculia bacterium genomic window:
- a CDS encoding AAA family ATPase has translation MSTLEKTAPTFGIYNDYYGFRESPFNITPDPRFLFFSDRHREAFNHVLFGIRERKGFIQLTGEVGAGKTTVCRAILEELGPAYRTALVLNPCMTAAQLFRTILTEFGLPRRADRTASLETLNRFLLEQVGEQRDVVLIIDEAQDLDDDLLEQVRLLSNLETDRRKLLQIVLIGQPELREKLDARGLRQLRQRITVRYHLTPLDRGETERYIEHRMNVAGCDRAPTFTPWAIRRIHGYSRGIPRLINAAADKTLLAGFVADADRLTARHVARALRELEGKIR, from the coding sequence ATGTCGACTCTCGAGAAGACCGCGCCCACGTTCGGGATCTACAACGACTACTACGGCTTCCGGGAGTCGCCCTTCAACATCACTCCCGACCCGCGCTTCCTCTTCTTCTCCGACCGCCATCGGGAGGCGTTCAACCACGTTCTCTTCGGCATCCGCGAGCGCAAGGGATTCATCCAGCTGACCGGAGAGGTCGGCGCGGGAAAGACGACCGTCTGCCGCGCCATCCTCGAGGAGCTCGGCCCCGCGTACCGCACCGCCCTCGTGCTCAACCCCTGCATGACCGCCGCGCAGCTTTTCCGGACGATCCTCACGGAGTTCGGCCTCCCCCGGCGCGCCGACCGGACCGCGAGCCTCGAGACCCTGAACCGGTTCCTCCTCGAGCAGGTCGGGGAACAGCGCGACGTCGTCCTCATCATCGACGAGGCGCAGGACCTCGACGACGATCTCCTCGAGCAGGTACGGCTGCTCTCGAACCTGGAGACGGATCGTCGAAAACTCCTCCAGATCGTCCTGATCGGCCAGCCCGAGCTCCGGGAGAAGCTGGACGCGCGCGGTCTGAGGCAGCTCCGGCAGAGGATCACCGTCCGCTATCACCTGACGCCGCTCGATCGAGGCGAAACCGAGCGGTACATCGAGCATCGAATGAACGTCGCCGGCTGCGACCGGGCGCCGACCTTCACGCCGTGGGCGATCCGGAGGATCCACGGATACTCGCGCGGAATCCCGCGCCTCATCAACGCGGCCGCCGACAAGACCCTCCTCGCGGGATTCGTCGCCGACGCGGACCGGCTGACCGCTCGGCACGTGGCCCGGGCGCTCCGCGAGCTCGAAGGAAAGATTCGATGA
- a CDS encoding YihY/virulence factor BrkB family protein: MTTRWRTGIGRFGRTLQRMAEDFFEHGIATQGAALAFFTLFSLAPVLLVIIFVAGLVWGQDAVQGQVVREFAGLMGREAAETIQHVLRNVATEKASGLASAIGIVTLLSGASGVFVQLQGALNAVWGVAPRPGHVFRTLLRKRLLSFALLLAAGFLLVVSLAFSAALSALREYFEAHSSIPVGFLHAADVCVSYLLIAILLGLIYRILPDAEVEWRDVVLGAVITALLIVVGKWAIGEYLGRSAVATPYGAAGSVVLILLWIYYASLIVLIGAEFTHAHTLEFHEAERPPSPGASRAERAAAVAPRKGVKSSPGGVRAGPQASGARRRPNGADRREDQPRVT; the protein is encoded by the coding sequence ATGACGACCCGATGGCGCACCGGGATCGGCCGCTTCGGCCGGACGCTCCAGCGGATGGCCGAAGACTTCTTCGAGCACGGCATCGCGACGCAGGGCGCCGCGCTCGCATTCTTCACCCTGTTCTCGCTCGCGCCCGTCCTCCTCGTGATCATCTTCGTGGCCGGGCTCGTGTGGGGCCAGGACGCGGTGCAGGGCCAGGTCGTCCGCGAGTTCGCGGGGCTGATGGGTCGCGAGGCGGCGGAAACGATCCAGCACGTCCTGCGGAACGTCGCGACGGAAAAGGCGAGCGGGCTCGCCAGCGCGATCGGGATCGTGACGCTGCTCTCCGGCGCGTCGGGCGTCTTCGTCCAGCTCCAGGGCGCCTTGAACGCCGTGTGGGGAGTCGCGCCGCGCCCCGGCCACGTGTTCCGCACGCTTCTCCGGAAACGGCTCCTCTCGTTCGCGCTGCTGCTGGCGGCCGGCTTCCTGCTGGTCGTCTCGCTGGCGTTCTCGGCGGCGCTCTCGGCCCTCCGCGAATATTTCGAAGCCCATTCGTCGATTCCCGTCGGCTTCCTCCATGCCGCCGACGTGTGCGTCTCGTACCTGCTGATCGCGATCCTGCTGGGCCTGATCTACCGGATCCTCCCCGACGCGGAAGTCGAGTGGCGGGACGTGGTGCTCGGGGCCGTCATCACGGCTCTCCTGATCGTCGTCGGGAAATGGGCGATCGGGGAGTACCTCGGGCGGAGCGCCGTCGCCACGCCCTACGGCGCGGCCGGCTCGGTCGTGCTGATCCTGCTCTGGATCTACTACGCGAGCCTGATCGTGCTGATCGGGGCGGAGTTCACGCACGCCCACACGCTCGAGTTCCACGAAGCGGAACGCCCGCCTTCCCCCGGCGCGAGCCGGGCGGAGAGGGCCGCCGCGGTGGCTCCGCGCAAGGGCGTGAAATCGTCGCCGGGCGGAGTCCGCGCCGGGCCGCAGGCTTCCGGGGCACGCCGCCGGCCGAATGGAGCGGACCGGCGGGAGGATCAGCCCAGGGTCACGTAG
- a CDS encoding tetratricopeptide repeat protein codes for MRAFVFTDAALTRQAGRFVWLSIDTENGKNAGFLKKFPVDVWPSMFVIDAGSETAAMRWVGGATTAQLLGILADGERAVRRTRGGFEEALARADRAYAQGKNAEAAKEYREAIAKAPRSWPRYGRTVESLLFALDQSHDPAGCVETAREAFPRVRHSPSAVNVAGNGLGCAVELPPTFPRRGELVAEFEKDVREVMEDPKLTMSGDDRSGLYQTLIDAREDARDAAGQRKLTEEWSAFLDGAAARAKTVEQRTSFDSHRLSAYLALKEPEKAVPMLEQSEKDLPDDYNPPARLALAWKELHEWDKALAASDRALAKAYGPRRLGILRTRAEIFQGRGDVASAKATLERAIAEAEALPEGQKNAGMVAALRKRLEALEKPPSPS; via the coding sequence ATGAGGGCGTTCGTCTTCACGGACGCGGCCCTCACGCGGCAGGCCGGGCGGTTCGTCTGGCTCTCGATCGACACCGAAAACGGCAAGAACGCGGGCTTCCTGAAGAAGTTCCCGGTGGACGTCTGGCCCTCGATGTTCGTCATCGACGCCGGCTCGGAGACCGCCGCCATGCGGTGGGTGGGGGGCGCGACGACCGCGCAGCTGCTCGGCATCCTCGCCGACGGCGAGCGGGCCGTTCGCCGCACGCGGGGCGGCTTCGAGGAGGCGCTCGCCCGCGCCGACCGTGCCTACGCCCAGGGGAAGAACGCGGAGGCGGCGAAAGAGTACCGCGAGGCGATCGCGAAGGCGCCGCGCTCGTGGCCGCGTTACGGCCGGACGGTCGAGTCGCTCCTCTTCGCGCTCGACCAGTCGCACGATCCGGCCGGATGCGTCGAGACCGCCCGCGAGGCGTTCCCGCGCGTGCGCCATTCCCCTTCGGCGGTCAACGTCGCCGGAAACGGACTGGGCTGCGCCGTCGAGCTTCCTCCGACGTTTCCGCGCCGCGGCGAGCTCGTCGCGGAGTTCGAGAAGGACGTCCGCGAGGTGATGGAGGACCCGAAGCTCACCATGTCCGGAGACGACCGGTCCGGCCTCTACCAGACGCTGATCGACGCGCGCGAGGACGCCAGGGACGCCGCCGGGCAGCGGAAGCTCACGGAAGAGTGGTCGGCGTTCCTCGACGGGGCGGCGGCGCGGGCGAAGACGGTCGAGCAGCGGACGTCGTTCGACTCGCACCGCCTTTCCGCGTATCTCGCCCTGAAGGAGCCGGAGAAGGCGGTTCCGATGCTCGAGCAATCGGAGAAGGACCTGCCGGACGACTACAACCCTCCGGCGCGCCTCGCGCTCGCCTGGAAGGAGCTCCACGAGTGGGACAAGGCGCTCGCGGCGTCCGACCGGGCGCTCGCGAAAGCGTACGGCCCGCGCCGGCTCGGAATTCTCCGGACGCGCGCCGAGATCTTCCAGGGCCGAGGCGACGTCGCATCGGCGAAGGCGACCCTGGAGCGGGCGATCGCCGAGGCGGAAGCGCTCCCGGAAGGGCAGAAGAACGCGGGGATGGTCGCCGCCCTCCGGAAGCGGCTCGAGGCGCTGGAGAAGCCCCCATCGCCTTCCTGA